The following are from one region of the Stigmatella ashevillena genome:
- a CDS encoding sugar ABC transporter substrate-binding protein — MNRCFLAVSLLLLLLVPPQGHAEGPAETDLQIWHGYRAAERTALEQAVAAYNKARAGSGVKATLRNIPSDAFTDKISAAVPRGVGPDVFIFPQDRLGGWVESGNILEPLDFFLDEPLRKRFIPSTLEAMTYRGSVYALPLNFKVLTLIYNKKLLPKPPRTTQDMVEACAKLPGKRADTPCLVYPYTDFYYHAALMNAFGGRVFDPGPTPRLDAPENVKALELLMRWVDKDKLLPPEPSTALTTSLFNAGKAAMVFSGPWFLGEVAPEIDYGLALLPTVNEAGGKPMRPWMTVEGVAVAAPSKHKEQAFDFVNFLTGPEGERLMALVGRQNPALQQSYDEPAIAQDPVLKAFRAQAEFAVPLPNLAEMTMVWSPMTSAMNAIVRKASPPKAALQEAQKAVQRDVEGLRRKRSPAP; from the coding sequence ATGAACCGTTGCTTCCTTGCCGTGTCCCTTCTTCTTCTTCTCCTGGTGCCCCCCCAGGGCCATGCAGAGGGCCCCGCGGAGACCGATCTCCAGATCTGGCACGGCTACCGGGCCGCCGAGCGGACAGCGCTCGAGCAGGCCGTGGCCGCCTACAACAAAGCCCGGGCAGGCTCCGGCGTGAAGGCCACCCTGCGCAACATCCCCTCGGACGCCTTCACGGACAAGATCAGCGCCGCCGTGCCGCGCGGCGTGGGACCCGATGTCTTCATCTTTCCCCAGGACCGGCTCGGAGGCTGGGTCGAGAGCGGCAACATCCTCGAGCCCCTCGATTTCTTCCTGGATGAGCCCCTCCGCAAGCGCTTCATCCCCTCCACCCTGGAGGCAATGACCTACCGGGGCTCCGTCTATGCCCTGCCCCTGAACTTCAAGGTCCTCACGCTCATCTACAACAAGAAGCTCCTGCCGAAGCCTCCGCGGACCACCCAGGACATGGTGGAGGCGTGCGCCAAGCTGCCCGGAAAGCGCGCGGACACCCCCTGCCTCGTCTACCCCTACACGGACTTCTACTACCACGCGGCCTTGATGAACGCCTTCGGAGGCCGGGTGTTCGATCCGGGCCCCACCCCCCGCCTGGACGCCCCCGAGAACGTGAAGGCGCTGGAGTTGCTGATGCGCTGGGTGGACAAGGACAAGCTCCTGCCGCCCGAGCCCTCCACGGCGCTGACCACCTCGCTGTTCAACGCGGGCAAAGCGGCGATGGTGTTCTCCGGCCCCTGGTTCCTGGGAGAGGTGGCGCCGGAGATCGACTATGGCCTGGCCCTGCTGCCCACCGTGAACGAGGCGGGGGGCAAGCCGATGCGCCCCTGGATGACCGTGGAAGGCGTCGCCGTGGCCGCCCCTTCGAAGCACAAGGAACAGGCCTTCGATTTCGTGAACTTCCTCACCGGCCCCGAGGGTGAACGGCTCATGGCGCTCGTGGGCCGCCAGAATCCCGCCCTCCAGCAGTCCTATGACGAGCCCGCGATCGCCCAGGATCCCGTCCTGAAGGCGTTCCGGGCCCAGGCCGAGTTCGCCGTTCCGCTCCCCAACCTGGCCGAGATGACGATGGTCTGGTCCCCCATGACCAGCGCCATGAACGCCATCGTGCGGAAGGCCTCCCCGCCCAAGGCGGCCCTGCAAGAAGCCCAGAAGGCGGTTCAGCGAGACGTGGAGGGCCTGCGGCGCAAGCGGTCACCGGCCCCCTGA
- a CDS encoding DUF2314 domain-containing protein, whose protein sequence is MSRAGTWRTRGVLVVGVLWALGLAGCSRVFTRPSGDREEPRRAHLAPGPLFAPRTSFTFALFLPSKAGVPLPPALPEYIRQRYPPLQLVSAASEGVALPTVRISSHSASEYPLPDGETLEMGVRRLTPHEQAQLAASERVLLLEFTTQPPALEAVRQAHVLALELARAHGGLVWDEAVREFFSVEAWQALRLDGWEQGAPLLENHFNSYLYSEGEGISRVLTVGLSKFGLPDLEVPQVPGALSGKMGTLVNLVAQLMLEGTPVQADGGFPVVLDTLRFAPLRERLLSQVLPGAPRQVLLELSPVEPLEGVEDDRLVSLFFPAHPGDTPSERPYAALAALFGAKDEIRSTAHDDELMAASRRARDELLFRIKPRFQEGMEPGTRLFVKAPFGTTGGGTEWMWILVTDWEASALAGMLDSEPEDVPGLKAGAPVEVKEDVLFDFLLVRPDGTTEGNQTERIILERSGGR, encoded by the coding sequence GTGAGTCGAGCAGGCACGTGGAGGACGCGCGGGGTGCTGGTGGTGGGAGTGCTCTGGGCGCTCGGGCTCGCGGGGTGCTCCCGTGTGTTCACCCGCCCGTCCGGGGACAGGGAGGAGCCCCGAAGGGCCCATCTGGCGCCGGGGCCTCTCTTCGCTCCACGCACCTCTTTCACGTTTGCCCTCTTCCTTCCCTCCAAGGCCGGGGTGCCCCTTCCTCCGGCCCTGCCGGAGTACATTCGCCAGCGGTACCCTCCGCTCCAACTCGTGAGCGCGGCGTCGGAAGGCGTGGCTCTTCCCACCGTGCGAATCTCGAGCCACTCCGCGTCCGAATACCCTCTCCCCGATGGCGAGACGTTGGAGATGGGGGTGCGCCGTTTGACGCCTCACGAACAAGCCCAGCTCGCGGCCTCTGAGCGGGTGCTCTTGCTGGAGTTCACCACCCAGCCCCCCGCTCTGGAGGCAGTCCGGCAAGCCCATGTGCTCGCGCTGGAGCTGGCCCGGGCCCACGGAGGTCTGGTGTGGGATGAGGCGGTTCGCGAGTTCTTCTCCGTGGAGGCCTGGCAGGCCCTGCGGCTGGACGGGTGGGAGCAGGGCGCGCCGCTGCTGGAAAATCACTTCAACTCCTACCTGTACTCGGAAGGAGAGGGCATCTCCCGGGTGCTCACCGTGGGGCTGAGCAAGTTCGGACTGCCCGATCTCGAGGTGCCGCAGGTTCCGGGGGCGCTCTCCGGCAAGATGGGGACGCTCGTCAACCTCGTCGCGCAACTCATGCTCGAGGGCACACCGGTTCAGGCGGACGGCGGCTTTCCCGTGGTCCTCGACACCCTGCGATTCGCGCCCTTGCGCGAGCGCCTCCTGTCGCAGGTGTTGCCGGGAGCGCCCCGGCAAGTCCTGCTGGAGCTGAGCCCCGTGGAGCCGCTGGAAGGGGTGGAGGACGACCGCCTCGTCTCGCTCTTTTTCCCCGCCCACCCAGGGGACACGCCCTCCGAGCGCCCCTATGCGGCCCTGGCCGCGCTGTTTGGCGCGAAGGATGAGATCCGCTCGACGGCCCACGACGACGAGTTGATGGCCGCCAGCCGCCGTGCGCGGGACGAGCTGCTCTTTCGGATCAAGCCGCGCTTTCAGGAGGGCATGGAGCCCGGCACGCGCCTGTTCGTGAAGGCCCCGTTCGGCACCACCGGCGGGGGCACCGAGTGGATGTGGATCCTCGTGACGGACTGGGAGGCCTCGGCCCTGGCCGGGATGCTGGACAGCGAGCCCGAGGATGTGCCGGGCTTGAAAGCAGGGGCCCCCGTCGAGGTGAAAGAGGACGTGCTCTTCGACTTCCTTCTGGTCCGGCCGGATGGAACCACCGAGGGCAACCAGACGGAGCGCATCATCCTGGAGCGCTCAGGGGGCCGGTGA
- a CDS encoding AAA domain-containing protein — MARLFYMSLSGVGAWDATLREASAQLRPYRDYLQTALASAERNKPVLAWRPAEPGEQRTFQARLQERYARRALSTQQARKRRDRHAPTAPTGIWLVLEPPPWRPEEPNDTFDAFFDTRETFDAPGCAKTHQFDIRAHDREGRALLVDRLPSPLIPEPEEEAQEQRPPTATHPRGPLLWLRPHTHPLLCQHQAVRELNDRPAPRLAPLSRLLSTRAQWGTVQSMDIREDEWTFLRAEQPGQPLRDGTEEQRRFVSIARGTPDFAILEGPPGSGKSTAICELIVQLTRLGQRVLLVASTHVAVDNVLDRLLEWQDTLAEKPLLPIRIGEEDRIRAERVIPWTYKRLLNTWRDELLDFLDSPGSEVAPAGNAARQMLREAMNRPQTQGTEPLTRLLLESANLVCGTTIGILQHPAIRATRQGEPFEPFDVMILDEASKTTFSEFLVPALHARKWIVVGDVRQLSPYVEETHLAENVRGLLPETQARAAAHAFLASQGGRNRQSALVAVHSNEEATLLADEADARNVAYVDLDSAMPQMLRKIPGAVPELLYAELVFGSPETLQSFEHRLPGDLQLSSGALPTMPSWEALRRALGTETAEEPVDWAYEVAWRLVRSHELRQSEDRQARYLKDIEALLPVTLNEEQRGRLQRALHNIRRVALPSILELLQEGFERLDGWKDDVALTAGLPREHLQTRLTSLSFQRRMHPHISAFPRERFYTQAPKAGPQTVPKFTMAIRGRVWEPPPPALPRVLLQDASSVASERDWSYSRYARHALWLDIAPEKRHRGARYRANENPAEGRKVLEELDAFVEWARGNPHRDRKGRLIPWEVALLTFYRGQETFLREALKKRPGQGGNTFHFTLGEGTVHVTLGTVDRFQGQEADLVLLSFVKSGAVGFLDSPNRLNVAITRARYQLVLVGHRTYFSAEDRCPAELLRALAASPFYGGDISWEAKR, encoded by the coding sequence ATGGCTCGTCTCTTCTACATGTCCCTGTCCGGGGTTGGCGCATGGGACGCAACCTTGCGCGAGGCAAGCGCCCAGTTAAGGCCTTACCGCGACTATCTCCAGACAGCGCTCGCGTCCGCCGAACGGAACAAACCTGTCCTCGCATGGCGCCCCGCCGAACCCGGGGAGCAAAGGACGTTTCAGGCCAGACTGCAGGAGCGCTACGCCCGGCGCGCCCTCAGCACCCAGCAAGCCCGGAAGCGGCGGGATCGGCATGCGCCCACTGCTCCGACCGGCATCTGGTTGGTGCTTGAGCCGCCGCCTTGGCGGCCCGAGGAACCGAATGACACCTTCGATGCCTTCTTCGACACCCGGGAGACCTTCGATGCCCCCGGCTGCGCGAAGACCCACCAGTTCGATATCCGCGCGCATGACCGTGAAGGACGTGCACTCCTCGTCGACCGGTTGCCGTCTCCCCTCATCCCAGAGCCAGAAGAAGAAGCGCAGGAGCAGCGCCCCCCCACGGCCACGCATCCCAGGGGTCCCCTCCTCTGGCTACGGCCCCACACGCACCCTCTCCTCTGCCAACACCAAGCCGTGCGGGAGCTGAATGATCGCCCTGCCCCCCGCCTCGCTCCGCTCTCGCGCCTGCTCTCCACACGTGCACAGTGGGGCACGGTCCAGTCCATGGACATCCGCGAAGACGAGTGGACGTTTCTCCGTGCCGAGCAACCCGGCCAACCCCTCCGGGACGGCACGGAAGAGCAGCGACGGTTCGTGAGCATTGCGCGCGGCACCCCCGACTTCGCGATTCTAGAAGGGCCGCCAGGCTCCGGAAAATCGACCGCCATCTGCGAACTCATCGTCCAGCTCACCCGGCTGGGACAGCGGGTCCTGCTCGTCGCCTCGACACATGTGGCCGTGGACAACGTGCTGGACCGGCTCCTCGAGTGGCAGGACACGCTCGCCGAGAAGCCCCTTCTTCCCATCCGCATCGGAGAAGAGGACCGGATTCGCGCTGAACGCGTCATCCCCTGGACCTACAAACGATTGCTGAATACCTGGCGCGATGAGCTGCTCGACTTCCTCGACAGCCCCGGCTCCGAGGTGGCTCCCGCCGGAAACGCCGCGCGCCAGATGCTCCGGGAGGCCATGAACCGGCCTCAGACCCAAGGAACCGAGCCCCTGACCCGCCTGCTGCTCGAGTCCGCCAACCTCGTCTGTGGAACGACGATCGGCATCCTCCAGCACCCCGCAATCAGGGCCACCCGGCAGGGAGAACCCTTCGAACCGTTCGACGTGATGATCCTCGATGAGGCCTCCAAGACCACGTTCTCCGAGTTCCTCGTTCCCGCGCTCCACGCGCGCAAGTGGATCGTCGTCGGCGATGTGCGCCAGCTCTCCCCCTATGTGGAGGAGACCCACTTGGCGGAGAACGTGCGAGGCCTCCTTCCCGAGACCCAGGCTCGCGCCGCAGCCCACGCCTTCCTCGCCTCGCAAGGCGGCAGGAACCGTCAGTCGGCCCTCGTCGCCGTCCACTCCAACGAGGAGGCCACACTTCTGGCCGATGAGGCCGACGCACGGAATGTCGCGTACGTCGATCTCGACTCCGCCATGCCGCAAATGCTGCGAAAGATCCCCGGCGCAGTGCCCGAACTGCTCTACGCGGAGCTCGTCTTCGGTTCTCCCGAGACACTTCAATCCTTCGAGCACCGTCTCCCAGGAGATCTCCAACTGAGCAGTGGTGCTTTGCCGACGATGCCATCGTGGGAAGCCCTCCGCCGGGCCCTGGGCACTGAAACCGCCGAGGAGCCCGTGGATTGGGCCTATGAAGTGGCGTGGCGCCTCGTGCGCTCGCATGAACTCCGCCAGAGCGAGGACCGGCAGGCGCGCTATCTCAAGGACATCGAAGCGCTGCTGCCCGTGACGCTCAACGAGGAGCAGCGAGGCCGCCTGCAGCGGGCGCTGCACAACATCCGCCGGGTCGCACTGCCCTCCATCCTCGAACTCCTACAAGAGGGGTTCGAACGGCTGGACGGATGGAAAGATGATGTCGCCCTCACCGCCGGACTGCCGCGCGAACACCTTCAGACGCGCCTGACCTCCCTGAGCTTCCAGCGCCGCATGCACCCGCACATCTCGGCGTTCCCCCGAGAGCGCTTCTACACCCAGGCTCCGAAAGCCGGGCCCCAGACGGTACCCAAGTTCACCATGGCCATCCGAGGACGCGTCTGGGAGCCACCGCCCCCAGCCCTCCCCCGGGTGTTGCTCCAGGACGCGTCGTCCGTGGCTTCCGAGCGTGATTGGTCCTACTCCCGTTACGCCCGGCATGCCCTCTGGCTAGACATCGCGCCCGAGAAACGCCACCGGGGCGCACGCTATCGAGCCAACGAGAATCCAGCCGAGGGACGGAAAGTCCTGGAGGAATTGGATGCCTTTGTCGAGTGGGCTCGCGGCAACCCTCACCGTGACCGAAAGGGACGTTTGATTCCGTGGGAAGTCGCACTCCTGACCTTCTATCGAGGACAGGAGACTTTCCTCCGAGAAGCCCTCAAGAAGCGGCCCGGACAAGGGGGCAACACCTTCCACTTCACCCTCGGCGAAGGCACGGTCCACGTCACCCTCGGAACGGTGGATCGCTTCCAAGGCCAAGAGGCCGATCTCGTCCTGCTGTCCTTCGTCAAAAGCGGCGCGGTCGGCTTCCTCGACAGCCCCAACCGGCTCAATGTCGCGATCACCCGCGCGCGCTACCAACTCGTGCTCGTGGGGCATCGCACCTACTTCAGCGCGGAGGACCGATGCCCCGCTGAGCTGCTTCGAGCGCTGGCGGCGTCCCCCTTCTACGGCGGGGACATCTCATGGGAGGCAAAGCGATGA
- a CDS encoding AMP-binding protein, whose protein sequence is MKEHAHSPASGGARLVWKEARTFADILRRRAADQGQAPAFTFLGAQPSEDITLTYAELDQRARSIAAELGGRGLSGQRVLVSLPPGPASVASFFGCLYAGAIAVPVPSPLFNAPLQGPGQMATLAMDSGAAAALVAGQRPAEGQRLTIEGLAGHIDLIAAEAIQGEPPSDWHPPVVDTRAIAFLQYTAGTLGAPKGVRVTHANLLDNCEALRRSLGHTFTDKILLWLPTHQGLGLLEGVLQPLYAGVHCLLMPPQFFFQRPGRWLEALSTSGATVSGAPNFAYELCVRTVSEAERARLDLSRWRVAFSGTEQIRAETLERFAEHFGPSGFQAKAFRPLYGLAESTFLISSCKSDAGPTVRGVAVDALSQQRITERPGAATKLVSSGPAASVQVLIVDPITRAVRSDQEIGEIWVSGLSVADGYWGRVGTTEEVFRGRLTGSASAGRAFLRTGDVGACVGGDLYVTGRLRDVIIWQGQDLRLQDLEFDVESSHPALVPGSCVAVASKQGRNEELTLIAEVLPSEPELPPADSRKRLQDITEAIHRRVNLRHGVTPQAIVLVRAYSLPRSSTGRVSRTATRAVHQASGLKPLTPAQDDEAPRPAPSEALPPRREAAWNATQGLVPLTPALYAVHDPARGLQGRTGACRLFELPAGTEALHAEEALHAVWAAHEPLRMRYTRQGPEGHSGWAALIAPEKEPVPLTRIDLSSRTDVECWPTVEAMARKLGAEVGRCAGALATFVFCARGNGAAPWLMAICHPSLMDESSWRILASDLADGCEQARLRGRVRLAAQSGSLVGWAQQLTTEVRLSRTAEEARTHWLEPSPPHEVAAPALSASGAPAPSAQATVDASALQRAATLLDVSREAVLLTACALAFGTHAQRASVRVSLEQSARGTNLYRVDTSRMLGNLHYAFPTLLSLEPGTAPDKLARRIHLQLLEAPLAGLAYEGLRTYGEDRSLSEALFALPTPDFGLHLEDEGAPSSRGTLRTLAIFDDGPWPGTGVIPLRVEARLSAEQAQLLWHGRTADGELLSTLAKLTEQVLRLLCTQVENLKAVPPTGLGAARVSPPQTPSH, encoded by the coding sequence GTGAAAGAACACGCACACTCCCCGGCCAGCGGCGGGGCCCGCCTCGTTTGGAAGGAGGCGCGAACCTTCGCGGACATCCTCCGACGCCGGGCAGCAGACCAGGGCCAAGCCCCCGCCTTCACCTTCCTGGGCGCACAGCCCTCCGAGGACATCACCCTCACCTATGCGGAGCTGGACCAGCGGGCCCGGTCCATCGCGGCGGAGTTGGGAGGACGCGGGCTGTCCGGCCAACGTGTTCTCGTCTCGCTGCCCCCGGGCCCCGCCTCCGTGGCCAGCTTCTTCGGCTGCCTCTATGCGGGCGCGATCGCCGTGCCCGTTCCCTCACCGCTGTTCAACGCACCCCTCCAGGGGCCGGGGCAGATGGCCACCCTGGCCATGGATTCCGGGGCCGCCGCGGCGCTCGTCGCCGGTCAGCGGCCCGCCGAAGGCCAGCGGCTCACCATCGAGGGGTTGGCGGGCCACATCGATCTGATCGCCGCCGAGGCCATCCAGGGCGAACCTCCCTCCGACTGGCATCCCCCGGTGGTGGACACGCGTGCCATCGCGTTCCTCCAGTACACGGCAGGCACCCTGGGAGCCCCCAAGGGGGTGCGGGTGACGCACGCCAACCTCCTGGACAACTGCGAGGCGCTGCGCCGCTCGCTGGGGCACACCTTCACCGATAAAATCCTCCTCTGGCTTCCCACCCACCAGGGCTTGGGGCTGCTCGAAGGGGTGCTCCAGCCCTTGTACGCGGGCGTCCACTGCCTCCTCATGCCGCCGCAGTTCTTCTTCCAGCGGCCGGGCCGCTGGCTGGAGGCCCTCTCTACCTCCGGCGCAACGGTCAGCGGCGCCCCGAACTTCGCCTATGAGCTCTGTGTCCGCACGGTGAGCGAGGCCGAACGGGCCCGGCTCGACTTGAGCCGCTGGCGCGTCGCCTTCTCCGGAACCGAGCAGATCCGCGCCGAGACGCTGGAGCGCTTCGCGGAGCACTTCGGCCCGAGTGGGTTCCAGGCCAAGGCCTTCCGCCCGCTGTATGGGCTGGCGGAGTCCACTTTCCTGATCTCCAGCTGCAAGTCCGACGCGGGCCCCACCGTGCGTGGGGTGGCCGTGGACGCGCTGTCCCAGCAGCGCATCACCGAGCGGCCGGGCGCGGCCACGAAGCTGGTCAGCAGCGGTCCGGCGGCGAGCGTCCAGGTGCTCATCGTGGATCCCATCACGCGCGCGGTGCGCAGCGACCAGGAGATTGGCGAAATCTGGGTGTCCGGCCTGAGTGTGGCGGACGGGTACTGGGGCCGGGTGGGCACCACGGAAGAGGTCTTCCGCGGACGGCTGACGGGCTCGGCCTCGGCGGGACGCGCCTTCCTGCGCACAGGAGATGTCGGGGCCTGTGTGGGTGGAGACCTGTACGTCACGGGGAGGCTCCGGGACGTCATCATCTGGCAGGGACAGGATCTGCGGCTCCAGGATCTGGAGTTCGACGTGGAATCCAGCCACCCGGCGCTGGTCCCCGGCAGCTGTGTGGCGGTGGCCTCCAAGCAAGGGCGAAACGAGGAGCTCACGCTGATCGCCGAGGTGCTCCCCTCCGAGCCGGAGCTGCCCCCCGCGGACTCTCGCAAGCGGCTGCAGGACATCACCGAGGCCATCCACCGGCGCGTGAACCTGCGCCACGGGGTGACGCCCCAGGCCATCGTGCTGGTGCGGGCCTACTCCCTGCCCCGATCCTCCACGGGTCGTGTCTCGCGCACCGCCACACGCGCGGTCCACCAGGCGTCCGGCCTCAAGCCGCTCACCCCGGCGCAGGACGACGAGGCGCCCCGTCCCGCCCCCTCCGAGGCCCTTCCCCCCCGGCGTGAGGCTGCTTGGAACGCCACCCAGGGCCTGGTTCCCCTGACGCCCGCGCTGTACGCGGTTCATGATCCCGCGCGCGGCCTCCAGGGCCGTACCGGGGCCTGCCGGCTCTTCGAGCTACCGGCTGGCACCGAAGCCTTGCACGCGGAAGAGGCGCTCCACGCGGTGTGGGCCGCCCACGAGCCGCTGCGCATGCGCTACACGCGGCAGGGCCCGGAGGGACACTCCGGGTGGGCGGCCCTGATCGCGCCCGAGAAGGAGCCGGTGCCCCTGACGCGGATTGATCTCTCGTCCCGGACGGACGTGGAGTGCTGGCCCACCGTCGAGGCCATGGCCCGGAAGCTGGGCGCCGAGGTGGGCCGGTGCGCAGGCGCACTGGCCACGTTCGTCTTCTGCGCCCGGGGCAACGGGGCCGCGCCGTGGCTCATGGCGATCTGCCACCCCTCCCTCATGGATGAGTCTTCGTGGCGCATCCTCGCCTCGGACCTCGCGGATGGCTGCGAGCAGGCACGGCTGCGAGGGCGCGTGCGGCTTGCCGCCCAGAGCGGCTCTCTGGTGGGGTGGGCCCAGCAGCTCACCACCGAAGTCCGGCTCTCCCGTACCGCGGAGGAAGCCCGCACGCACTGGCTCGAACCCTCCCCGCCGCACGAAGTCGCGGCTCCTGCGCTCAGCGCCTCGGGAGCCCCCGCCCCCAGCGCGCAAGCCACCGTGGATGCCTCCGCGCTTCAGCGGGCGGCCACCCTGCTCGACGTCTCCCGGGAGGCGGTGCTGCTGACGGCGTGTGCGCTCGCCTTTGGCACGCATGCTCAGCGCGCCTCGGTCCGGGTCAGCCTGGAACAGAGCGCGCGGGGAACCAACCTCTACCGGGTGGACACCTCTCGCATGCTGGGCAACCTTCACTATGCGTTCCCCACCCTCTTGTCCCTGGAGCCCGGCACGGCCCCGGACAAGCTGGCGCGCCGGATCCACCTCCAACTGCTGGAGGCGCCCCTGGCGGGGCTGGCCTACGAAGGCCTGAGGACCTACGGGGAGGACCGCTCCCTGTCCGAGGCGCTCTTCGCGCTGCCGACGCCCGACTTCGGCCTGCACCTGGAGGACGAGGGTGCCCCGTCCAGCCGAGGAACCCTGCGCACCCTGGCCATCTTCGATGACGGGCCCTGGCCGGGAACCGGCGTCATCCCCCTGCGCGTGGAGGCCCGGCTGTCCGCGGAGCAGGCCCAACTGCTCTGGCATGGCCGCACCGCCGATGGCGAGCTGCTGAGCACCCTGGCGAAACTCACCGAGCAAGTGCTCCGCCTGCTCTGCACCCAAGTGGAAAACCTGAAGGCAGTCCCTCCCACGGGACTTGGCGCCGCCCGGGTTTCACCGCCTCAGACGCCTTCCCACTGA
- a CDS encoding glycoside hydrolase family 88 protein — protein sequence MARGIQVRRWPVGLLLGLLVAGPAVALEEAAVERALQFSQQQLTRMATRLKVGQYPKSTGPDGTIQTTPATDMTGWTQGFFPGELWLMYGLTGASSWRTLAEDWTRALEVQRGNTQTHDLGFKFIPSYGHAYQLTGDPYYQDILLQAAASLATRYDEKVGVINTCDWNPDWHLPTVIDTMMNLELLFWAANHGGPAEWKDMALHHALRTLEDLVRADGGTFHVVDYDPESGAILSKETYQGHADGSTWARGQAWAMYGFTLAYRYTLDPRMLGAARKVTDAFLSRLSGDFVPNWDFDAPEQRKDSSAAAAAAAALLELHLYETDPVQRERYRSAAVRILESLTSSAYLAAGTGSAGILLHGVGHLPAGHEVDVGLVYGDYYFIEALTRYRQLPRGEGGWPSKRDFAGSLYPLGTGNTGVLTVEFDVTPHGQSIDGVVGYVSRSAAVSSYEDLPVLLRMNPSGVFEARDGSAYAALTRVAYTAHQTYHVRMVVDLPARNYSVWLTPPGRPEVPLADRFAFRPGALPLEDLGQVSLKSVQIDKEFTVERHAVKASATPPAPGEPVPEVPPEEAPPEEEVPQEQPPGGLERTAGGCAAAPGSAGAAWGVLLLAALMAARRAQGR from the coding sequence ATGGCGCGCGGAATTCAGGTGAGACGATGGCCCGTGGGCTTGCTCCTGGGCCTGCTCGTGGCGGGCCCCGCCGTGGCGCTGGAGGAGGCCGCGGTGGAGCGAGCGCTCCAGTTCTCCCAGCAGCAGTTGACCCGGATGGCCACGCGGCTGAAGGTCGGCCAGTACCCCAAAAGCACCGGGCCGGATGGGACGATCCAGACGACACCCGCCACGGACATGACTGGCTGGACGCAGGGCTTCTTCCCCGGAGAGCTCTGGCTCATGTACGGGCTGACGGGAGCCTCCTCGTGGAGAACGCTCGCCGAGGACTGGACGCGTGCCCTGGAAGTCCAGCGTGGGAACACCCAGACGCACGATCTGGGCTTCAAGTTCATCCCCAGCTATGGCCACGCGTACCAGCTGACGGGAGATCCTTATTACCAGGACATCCTGTTGCAGGCCGCTGCCTCTCTGGCCACCCGGTATGACGAGAAGGTGGGGGTCATCAACACCTGTGATTGGAACCCGGACTGGCACCTGCCGACCGTCATCGACACGATGATGAACCTGGAGCTGCTCTTCTGGGCCGCGAACCATGGAGGGCCCGCCGAGTGGAAGGACATGGCGCTCCACCACGCGCTGCGCACCCTGGAGGATCTCGTCCGCGCCGATGGTGGCACCTTCCATGTGGTGGACTACGACCCGGAGTCCGGGGCCATCCTCTCGAAGGAGACCTACCAGGGGCATGCGGATGGCTCCACGTGGGCGAGAGGGCAGGCGTGGGCCATGTACGGCTTCACCCTGGCCTACCGGTACACCTTGGATCCGCGCATGCTGGGGGCTGCCCGGAAGGTGACCGATGCCTTTCTGAGCCGGTTGTCTGGGGACTTCGTGCCCAACTGGGACTTCGACGCGCCAGAGCAACGCAAGGACTCGTCGGCCGCGGCCGCCGCAGCCGCCGCGCTGCTGGAGCTCCACCTCTACGAGACAGATCCGGTCCAGCGCGAGCGCTACCGGTCCGCCGCGGTCCGCATCCTCGAGAGCCTCACGTCGTCGGCGTATCTGGCGGCGGGAACGGGCAGCGCCGGCATCTTGTTGCATGGCGTTGGCCACCTGCCCGCGGGCCATGAGGTGGACGTGGGCCTTGTCTACGGGGACTACTATTTCATCGAGGCGCTGACGCGGTACCGGCAGTTGCCGCGGGGGGAAGGGGGTTGGCCCTCGAAGCGGGACTTTGCCGGGAGCCTGTACCCGCTGGGCACCGGCAACACGGGCGTGCTCACGGTGGAGTTCGACGTCACACCCCACGGCCAGTCCATTGATGGTGTGGTGGGCTACGTGAGCCGCTCGGCCGCGGTGTCCTCCTATGAGGACCTGCCGGTGCTCTTGCGCATGAATCCCAGCGGCGTGTTTGAAGCGCGGGATGGCTCGGCCTACGCGGCATTGACCCGGGTGGCCTATACCGCGCACCAGACGTACCACGTGCGGATGGTGGTGGACCTGCCCGCCCGGAACTACAGCGTCTGGCTTACCCCTCCAGGTCGTCCGGAGGTGCCACTGGCGGATCGCTTCGCCTTCCGTCCCGGGGCGCTCCCCTTGGAGGATCTCGGTCAGGTGTCGCTCAAGAGCGTCCAGATCGACAAGGAGTTCACGGTGGAGCGTCATGCCGTGAAGGCCTCGGCGACGCCTCCGGCCCCTGGTGAACCCGTGCCCGAGGTGCCTCCAGAAGAAGCTCCCCCCGAGGAAGAGGTGCCTCAGGAACAGCCGCCCGGAGGGCTCGAGCGCACGGCAGGGGGCTGTGCCGCGGCCCCGGGCTCTGCGGGCGCTGCCTGGGGAGTGCTGCTGCTTGCCGCGCTCATGGCCGCACGCCGCGCCCAGGGACGCTGA